Proteins from a single region of Amblyomma americanum isolate KBUSLIRL-KWMA chromosome 10, ASM5285725v1, whole genome shotgun sequence:
- the LOC144107795 gene encoding uncharacterized protein LOC144107795: protein MYLQVLLLIFLGRPWSMHKTECLNDTSSQLGACTSTDCGLSTCFLPASPILDAPPLLDAVVDSVWQRGTLTADRAVQKCAPFDAPLGHGTATAIPRSPLMYLQVLLLIFLGRPWTMHKTECLNDTSSQLGACTSTDCGLSTCFLPASPILDAPPLLDAVVDSVWQRGTADRAVQKCAPFDAPLGHGTATAIPRSPLMYLQVGYYDAYSYRDDDFCLLAVSWPPHVLKSFRAGVSYLWCLLVLGGDVELNPGPMTKAQEEKLDLVAGSILRLETSNAVLQDSVNKVLQIDADLKIDLEKLTKRVHDLEQKFATAPSAELVGNSDKGLANVQAKIDDLENRSRRSNVLFYGIDDPEKSETWEESERLVNVFCKEKLGLTVESVSRAHRVGRFSSEKKRPIIAKFFNEREVDTVMSRGYKLKNTNLSISRDYSEAVREKRRKLLQFSKSIKKDGDKVRLVFNKLFVNDDLYMWSTNESRAILVSGREDGE, encoded by the coding sequence atgtatctacaggtgctgctgctgattttcctgGGCCGGCCATGGTCGATGCACAAGACGGAATGCCTCAACGATACAAGCTCCCAGCTCGGCGCGTGTACGTCAACCGACTGCGGCCTATCAACATGTTTTTTGCCTGCGTCACCTATTCTGGATGCTCCGCCACTTCTGGACGCAGTGGTCGATTCCGTCTGGCAACGTGGGACTCTGACTGCTGATCGGGCGGTACAAAAGTGCGCGCCTTTCGACGCCCCTctgggccacggcaccgccactgcgatcccacgctcaccactgatgtatctacaggtgctgctgctgattttcctgGGCCGGCCATGGACGATGCACAAGACGGAATGCCTCAACGATACAAGCTCCCAGCTTGGCGCGTGTACGTCAACCGACTGCGGCCTATCAACATGTTTTTTGCCTGCGTCACCTATTCTGGATGCTCCGCCACTTCTGGACGCAGTGGTCGATTCCGTCTGGCAACGTGGAACTGCTGATCGGGCGGTACAAAAGTGCGCGCCTTTCGACGCCCCTctgggccacggcaccgccactgcgATCCCACGCTCACCACTGATGTATCTACAGGTTGGTTACTATGACGCTTATTCTTACCGTGACGATGACTTCTGTCTTTTAGCGGTGTCGTGGCCACCTCATGTTTTAAAAAGTTTCCGCGCTGGTGTATCCTATTTATGGTGTCTGCTAGTTTTGGGAGGCGATGTCGAGCTAAACCCGGGACCCATGACTAAGGCTCAAGAGGAAAAGCTGGACCTTGTGGCTGGTTCCATCTTACGCCTTGAAACCAGCAATGCAGTCCTTCAAGACTCTGTCAACAAAGTGCTTCAGATTGACGCAGACTTAAAAATTGACTTAGAAAAACTAACAAAGCGAGTTCACGATCTAGAGCAGAAATTTGCAACCGCACCATCTGCTGAGCTCGTGGGGAACAGTGACAAGGGTCTCGCAAATGTACAGGCAAAAATTGACGACCTTGAAAATCGCTCTAGGCGATCCAATGTTCTATTTTACGGTATAGATGATCCAGAGAAGTCGGAAACTTGGGAGGAGTCTGAACGTCTCGTAAATGTCTTTTGTAAAGAAAAACTTGGGCTTACTGTTGAATCTGTTTCCAGAGCACACCGCGTGGGCCGCTTTTCTTCCGAGAAAAAGCGGCCTATCATAgccaaattttttaatgaaaggGAAGTTGACACTGTCATGAGCCGCGGCTATAAGTTAAAAAACACTAATTTAAGCATCTCGCGCGATTACTCCGAAGCCGTTCGCGAAAAGCGACGGAAGCTTCTCCAGTTTTCTAAATCTATTAAGAAAGATGGGGATAAAGTGCGACTCGTTTTCAACAAGCTCTTCGTTAACGATGATCTTTACATGTGGAGCACCAACGAAAGTCGAGCCATTCTTGTATCAGGGCGCGAGGATGGCGAATGA